One Blastocatellia bacterium DNA window includes the following coding sequences:
- a CDS encoding MOSC domain-containing protein, with translation MSIGRLETIWIKRAKLGPMDKVIAAQLIAGKGLVGNANQGGKRQVTIIEQEIWCSLMENLGANLDASKRRANLLVSGISLVKTRNKILRIGNCRLRILGETRPCERMDEAFLGLREAMKANWGGGAFAEVLDDGEIFLGDKVSWEE, from the coding sequence ATGAGTATTGGACGGCTAGAAACAATTTGGATAAAGCGTGCAAAACTTGGCCCGATGGATAAAGTAATTGCTGCACAATTAATTGCTGGTAAAGGTCTTGTAGGAAATGCTAATCAAGGTGGAAAACGTCAGGTTACTATAATTGAACAAGAGATTTGGTGCAGTTTAATGGAAAACCTGGGAGCAAACTTAGATGCTTCTAAACGTAGGGCAAATTTATTAGTTAGTGGAATAAGTTTAGTAAAAACAAGAAATAAAATATTAAGGATTGGTAATTGCCGGTTACGCATTTTAGGAGAAACTCGGCCTTGTGAGCGAATGGACGAGGCTTTTTTGGGGCTTCGTGAAGCGATGAAAGCAAATTGGGGTGGGGGAGCATTTGCTGAGGTTTTAGATGATGGGGAAATTTTTTTAGGTGATAAAGTAAGTTGGGAAGAATAA
- a CDS encoding nucleoside 2-deoxyribosyltransferase domain-containing protein, with product MTVVTAPNKINFSPNLKSIFLAGSIEQGKADDWQREIIKQLANYNCLILNPRREQWDSSWEQTIDNPLFYEQVEWELTAQQQADIIAMYFATNTLAPISLLELGLFATSQKLVVCCPSPYWRKGNVDIVCKKYNIPTVNNLEELISFLINKLIAPL from the coding sequence GTGACAGTAGTTACAGCCCCAAATAAAATTAATTTTTCTCCCAATCTAAAAAGTATTTTTTTAGCAGGCTCTATTGAGCAAGGAAAAGCTGACGATTGGCAAAGAGAAATTATAAAACAACTAGCTAATTATAATTGCTTAATACTTAATCCACGGCGTGAACAATGGGATTCATCCTGGGAACAAACTATTGATAATCCATTATTTTATGAGCAAGTAGAATGGGAACTTACAGCACAGCAACAAGCCGATATTATTGCAATGTATTTTGCTACAAACACATTGGCCCCTATTTCACTGTTAGAATTAGGTTTATTTGCTACTAGCCAAAAACTTGTTGTATGTTGCCCATCACCCTATTGGCGAAAAGGAAATGTTGATATTGTTTGTAAAAAGTATAATATCCCTACAGTCAACAACTTAGAAGAATTAATTAGTTTCTTAATAAATAAATTAATAGCCCCACTGTAA
- a CDS encoding glycosyltransferase family 2 protein, whose translation MQPSSLSTLSPTETLTNKTNEKTSEVSETQHPTTEKPHPQVSIIIPVYNEEENVEALQNHLNKTLEQLKIDYEIIYVDDGSKDRSFALLENLATKDTRIKVIKFRKNHGQTAAMSAAIDVSNGEIIVPLDADLQNDPQDIPNLLRKIAEGYDVVSGWRKKRKDTFITRKLPSVLANHLISRVTGVYLHDYGCSLKAYRAEIIKNVRLYGEMHRFIPAFCALEGAKITEIPVNHHPRMAGKSKYGLSRTLKVFLDLMVVKFLGDYAKRPIHFFGTAGVIFCLISMLTGIISVYKEFTEPQVYLNLFIFLSIFIFVAGIQFIIVGLLAELLIRIYHESQSKKTYTIAKTVNLPLL comes from the coding sequence ATGCAGCCAAGTTCTTTGTCTACTTTATCACCTACCGAAACTCTAACAAATAAAACAAATGAAAAAACAAGCGAAGTGTCAGAAACTCAACATCCAACAACAGAGAAGCCTCATCCACAAGTTTCTATAATTATTCCTGTTTATAATGAAGAAGAAAACGTAGAAGCCCTTCAAAATCACTTAAATAAAACACTAGAACAACTAAAAATAGACTATGAAATTATATATGTTGATGATGGTAGCAAGGATCGTAGCTTTGCACTTTTAGAAAATCTAGCTACAAAAGACACAAGAATTAAAGTAATTAAATTCCGTAAAAATCATGGACAAACAGCAGCTATGTCTGCTGCAATTGATGTGTCAAACGGGGAAATCATTGTTCCCTTAGATGCTGATCTACAAAATGACCCTCAAGATATTCCTAACCTTCTTAGAAAAATAGCTGAAGGTTATGATGTTGTTAGTGGATGGCGTAAAAAGCGTAAAGATACTTTTATTACTCGTAAATTGCCCTCAGTTCTAGCTAATCATTTGATATCTAGAGTGACTGGGGTTTACTTGCATGATTATGGTTGTAGCCTAAAAGCTTATAGAGCAGAAATTATTAAAAATGTTCGTCTTTATGGAGAAATGCACCGGTTTATTCCAGCTTTTTGCGCCTTAGAAGGAGCTAAAATAACGGAAATTCCTGTTAATCATCATCCTAGAATGGCAGGAAAAAGCAAATATGGGCTTTCTCGTACACTTAAAGTTTTTCTTGATTTAATGGTAGTAAAATTCTTGGGTGATTATGCTAAACGTCCTATCCATTTTTTTGGCACAGCAGGCGTTATTTTCTGTTTAATTAGTATGCTAACAGGCATAATTAGTGTATATAAAGAATTTACTGAACCACAAGTATATCTTAATTTGTTTATTTTTTTATCAATCTTTATATTTGTAGCTGGAATACAATTTATTATAGTAGGACTTTTAGCAGAACTGCTTATTCGTATTTACCATGAATCTCAAAGTAAGAAAACTTATACAATTGCTAAAACCGTAAATTTACCACTACTTTAG
- a CDS encoding methyltransferase yields the protein MNPVEIIHNNYVVGRRAQILASHLSNLLPNNISVLDVGCGDGQIAATILKQRPDITIDGVDVLVRPASAISIKAFDGTNIPYNDNSIGLCYKKVGTWFVNQFNKGLQLYYQLY from the coding sequence TTGAATCCTGTAGAGATTATTCACAACAACTATGTTGTTGGACGACGCGCTCAAATACTTGCTTCACATCTATCAAACTTACTACCCAATAATATTTCTGTATTAGATGTTGGATGTGGTGATGGACAAATTGCTGCCACCATATTAAAACAACGTCCTGATATAACTATTGATGGAGTTGATGTATTAGTGCGTCCTGCTTCAGCTATTTCTATTAAAGCATTTGATGGAACAAATATTCCTTATAATGATAACTCTATTGGGTTATGTTATAAAAAAGTTGGCACTTGGTTTGTAAATCAATTTAACAAAGGGCTGCAACTGTATTACCAACTTTACTGA
- a CDS encoding GDP-mannose 4,6-dehydratase has translation MQVLITGGAGFIGSHICERLLSRGDQVIIVDELNDFYPPNIKRENLADIKKQGNYQFYQVDICNKEQMEKIFLKEKPDSIIHLAARAGVRPSLSQPILYEQVNVIGTIHLLELCRQMQVKNFVFASSSSVYGINSKLPFSETDPINQPISPYATTKRSGELLAFNYSHLYNIPITCLRFFTVYGPRQRPEMGIHKFTRKIFNNEPIEIYGNGESRRDYTYIDDIVTGVINALDRIKTFAIYNLGESSPINLSDLVLTIEQAIGKKAIIKYLPEQPGDVPVTFADISLAKRELDFDPKTDIKTGISYFVDWYKEKFIK, from the coding sequence ATGCAGGTTTTGATTACTGGTGGAGCAGGCTTTATTGGCTCACATATTTGCGAAAGGTTACTTAGTAGAGGCGATCAGGTAATAATAGTTGATGAACTAAATGATTTTTACCCTCCAAATATAAAAAGAGAAAATCTAGCCGATATTAAAAAGCAGGGCAATTATCAGTTTTACCAGGTAGATATTTGTAATAAAGAACAAATGGAAAAAATTTTTCTTAAGGAAAAACCTGATAGTATTATCCATTTAGCTGCTCGTGCTGGAGTACGACCATCTTTAAGTCAACCTATTTTATATGAACAGGTAAATGTGATAGGTACAATTCATCTGTTAGAATTATGTAGACAAATGCAAGTAAAAAATTTTGTTTTTGCTTCATCTTCTTCAGTTTATGGAATTAATAGCAAGTTACCTTTTTCTGAAACCGACCCAATTAACCAACCTATTTCACCTTATGCTACAACTAAAAGAAGTGGAGAGCTTTTAGCTTTTAATTATTCGCATCTTTACAATATACCTATTACTTGCCTAAGATTTTTTACTGTTTATGGGCCACGCCAACGCCCAGAAATGGGAATCCATAAATTTACCCGTAAAATTTTTAATAATGAGCCAATAGAAATTTATGGTAATGGAGAATCTCGTCGGGATTATACTTATATAGATGATATTGTAACGGGTGTAATAAATGCGTTAGATCGTATTAAAACATTTGCAATCTATAATTTAGGAGAATCTTCACCAATAAATTTAAGTGATTTGGTTTTAACTATTGAGCAAGCCATAGGCAAAAAAGCAATAATTAAATATTTGCCAGAACAGCCCGGAGATGTGCCTGTAACTTTTGCTGATATTAGTTTGGCTAAAAGAGAACTAGACTTTGACCCAAAAACAGATATCAAAACAGGAATAAGCTATTTTGTTGATTGGTATAAAGAAAAGTTTATTAAGTAG
- a CDS encoding helix-turn-helix transcriptional regulator: MEAKHKNWQIQHPNYVLSYSNQVQEPNIEQITFYFTIYYFSNGLVSVLLSNEKQILEKKGFIFVSPNKNYTITKFYGQKLVIKIKPELINELANTLGIDYKAGEIFFLKQVIKESLDLENLCEKIIQEATLKQVGYQLMLTNLVTQIAIILLRNHLGVRPNPHLELSRFGLVDRRLRRAIEYIHANYHQEIVLSEIADAAFLSEYHFAHLFKKITGLTPNNYLIAVRLEQAKKLLAETDESISNVSLAVGYTSQSHFTKVFRNFTGLTPAKYRESLIA, from the coding sequence ATGGAAGCAAAACATAAAAATTGGCAGATCCAACACCCAAACTACGTTCTTTCCTACAGCAACCAAGTTCAAGAACCAAATATAGAACAAATAACTTTTTATTTTACAATCTATTACTTTAGTAATGGATTAGTAAGTGTATTACTATCTAATGAAAAGCAAATACTAGAAAAAAAAGGTTTTATATTTGTCTCTCCCAATAAAAACTATACTATAACTAAATTTTATGGACAAAAATTAGTTATTAAAATCAAGCCAGAATTGATTAATGAATTAGCTAATACTTTAGGAATAGATTACAAAGCAGGAGAAATATTTTTCTTAAAACAAGTTATTAAAGAATCGCTAGATTTAGAAAATCTTTGTGAAAAGATTATTCAAGAAGCCACTCTTAAACAAGTAGGCTATCAATTGATGTTAACAAATTTGGTTACTCAAATAGCAATAATTCTGCTAAGAAATCATTTAGGTGTTAGGCCAAATCCACATTTAGAACTTTCTCGTTTTGGTTTAGTAGATCGCCGCCTTCGTCGAGCTATTGAATATATCCATGCTAATTATCATCAAGAAATAGTTTTATCAGAAATAGCCGACGCAGCATTTTTAAGTGAATATCATTTTGCACATTTATTTAAGAAAATAACTGGACTTACACCTAATAATTATTTAATTGCAGTAAGACTTGAGCAGGCAAAAAAACTATTAGCAGAAACAGACGAATCTATTTCAAATGTTAGTTTAGCCGTTGGCTATACTAGCCAAAGTCACTTTACAAAAGTATTCCGTAATTTTACCGGGCTAACACCTGCTAAATATCGAGAAAGTTTAATTGCGTAA
- a CDS encoding formylglycine-generating enzyme family protein, translating into MKRKFTCPNYICKLFLLNITIILVTSLATFAQEAPRISASKSSSTTTIQIRKQVDVKNRPAVATSATLKAPPIPKETPPLKVEKPEMVQITGGSFMMGVANSKSDDGPEHLSIVSSFEISKYPITNKQFRQFTEVAKYKTEAETSPTDFERKNKISWQTFATKDRDDYPVVWVSYNDVQAYCAWLNKVVKNPPVKQIIESEDEDGETTQTIMEVTHPYRIPTEAEWEYAARGNLKGQPYPWGAEADKEKINYNFDSRPNTVQAAKQYIKAVGYQPPNPFGVQDLVGNVAQWCYDWYDESFYEYSPEPPLKAYGPLEGKERVIRGGSWIDELGGCRVSSRQSAAEITRTSQVGFRILRIIPTPNNTAKNNTKTRSNLLLCQTSIFLQPYFLTINREKAFLRKESYFDIFSSY; encoded by the coding sequence ATGAAACGCAAATTTACTTGCCCTAACTATATTTGCAAACTTTTTTTACTTAACATCACCATTATATTAGTAACTAGTCTAGCAACATTTGCACAGGAAGCACCAAGAATTTCTGCATCTAAATCCTCTTCCACTACTACTATTCAAATTCGCAAACAAGTCGATGTAAAAAATAGGCCCGCTGTTGCTACATCAGCAACCCTTAAAGCTCCGCCAATACCTAAGGAAACCCCACCTCTAAAAGTAGAAAAGCCAGAAATGGTTCAAATAACTGGAGGGTCTTTTATGATGGGAGTCGCTAATAGTAAAAGCGATGATGGCCCGGAACATCTATCAATAGTAAGTAGCTTTGAGATAAGCAAATACCCTATTACTAATAAGCAATTTCGTCAATTTACTGAAGTAGCAAAATATAAAACTGAAGCAGAAACTTCTCCAACAGATTTTGAGCGAAAAAACAAAATTTCTTGGCAAACCTTTGCCACCAAAGATCGTGATGATTATCCAGTAGTTTGGGTTAGCTATAATGATGTCCAAGCTTATTGCGCTTGGTTAAACAAAGTAGTAAAAAATCCACCTGTTAAACAAATAATAGAAAGTGAAGATGAGGATGGAGAAACAACTCAAACGATAATGGAAGTTACGCATCCTTATCGCATCCCAACAGAAGCAGAATGGGAGTATGCTGCACGAGGAAACTTAAAAGGCCAGCCCTATCCTTGGGGTGCAGAAGCAGATAAAGAAAAAATAAACTATAATTTTGATTCTCGCCCAAATACAGTACAAGCAGCAAAACAATATATCAAAGCTGTAGGTTATCAACCACCTAACCCGTTTGGAGTTCAAGACTTAGTTGGTAATGTCGCTCAATGGTGCTATGACTGGTATGATGAAAGTTTTTATGAATATAGCCCAGAACCACCACTCAAAGCTTATGGGCCACTTGAAGGAAAAGAACGTGTAATTCGTGGGGGCAGTTGGATTGATGAATTAGGAGGCTGTCGGGTAAGTTCTCGCCAATCTGCTGCGGAAATCACTAGAACATCTCAAGTAGGTTTTAGAATTTTACGAATAATTCCAACACCAAATAACACAGCTAAAAATAACACAAAAACCCGCTCAAACCTTTTACTTTGCCAAACTAGTATTTTTCTTCAACCTTATTTTTTAACCATTAACCGAGAAAAAGCTTTTTTAAGAAAAGAAAGCTATTTTGATATATTTAGCAGTTACTAA
- a CDS encoding FHA domain-containing protein: MKKESIAEIVEQTIKYLERTGADRLAQQYLHFALSSFASDCEELLSQYLARYAMQDQQFKAESAQLLIYREKEIIACFVLDSHANLIGRLDPETRCYPNVDLGLFDTSAKISRRHAQIYSLDGRNFWIEDLGSFNGTLLNKVKLVPLQAQPLHDTDEIVFGNIAVTFNSPIIGKVTLASTNQLNDDKKEEKSLIDATDADIVN, translated from the coding sequence ATGAAAAAAGAATCTATTGCTGAGATTGTAGAACAAACAATTAAGTATTTAGAACGTACTGGAGCAGACCGACTAGCTCAACAATACCTACATTTTGCATTAAGTAGTTTCGCTAGCGATTGTGAAGAATTACTATCACAGTACTTAGCACGCTATGCTATGCAAGACCAACAATTTAAGGCAGAATCTGCACAGCTTTTAATTTATCGTGAAAAGGAAATTATCGCTTGTTTTGTTTTGGACTCTCATGCCAACCTAATAGGCAGATTAGATCCTGAAACTCGTTGTTATCCTAATGTTGACTTAGGGTTATTTGACACTAGTGCTAAAATTTCTCGTCGTCATGCACAGATATATTCTTTAGATGGTCGTAATTTTTGGATTGAAGACTTAGGTAGTTTTAATGGTACACTGCTAAATAAAGTTAAGTTAGTCCCCTTACAAGCACAGCCCTTGCATGACACAGATGAAATAGTATTTGGTAATATTGCAGTAACTTTTAATTCTCCAATAATAGGCAAAGTTACCTTAGCATCTACTAATCAACTTAATGATGACAAAAAAGAGGAAAAATCTTTAATTGATGCTACAGATGCTGATATTGTTAACTAG
- the egtD gene encoding L-histidine N(alpha)-methyltransferase, which yields MLTLALYDFHPKIESFYDEVIKGLSKTPKQIPSKFFYDCQGSELFSQICQLEEYYPTRTELSIFHQYKSEISKLIGKNALIIEYGSGGSQKVRLLLDMLDEPVGYLPIDISKDYLFDDAGQLAKDYPKLQIIAVCADYTKALKLPELNFKFDKKVVFFPGSTIGNLDYKEAKSLLTNTVARLNNNDGMLIGVDLKKSTKILNDAYNDRQGVTAAFNLNLLARINNDLKANFDLSAFEHYAFYNELKGRIEMHLISRKDQKVKIYDQEIKIQKNEMIHTENSYKYEVKQFQQLATTAGFFASKVWVDPDNLFSVHYLTIKK from the coding sequence ATATTGACTTTAGCACTATATGACTTTCACCCTAAAATAGAAAGCTTTTATGATGAAGTAATAAAAGGCTTAAGCAAAACTCCAAAACAAATCCCTAGCAAATTTTTTTATGACTGCCAAGGCTCAGAGTTATTTAGCCAAATTTGTCAGCTAGAAGAATATTATCCGACCCGTACAGAACTATCTATTTTTCACCAATATAAATCAGAAATTAGTAAATTAATTGGTAAAAATGCTTTAATAATTGAATATGGTAGTGGAGGAAGTCAAAAAGTCCGTTTGTTGCTTGATATGCTAGATGAACCTGTAGGCTATTTGCCAATAGATATTTCTAAAGACTATCTTTTTGACGATGCTGGACAATTAGCCAAAGACTACCCTAAATTGCAAATTATTGCCGTTTGTGCTGATTATACTAAAGCGTTAAAACTCCCGGAATTAAACTTTAAGTTTGATAAAAAAGTAGTTTTTTTTCCTGGCTCTACTATTGGGAACCTAGATTATAAAGAAGCTAAAAGCTTGCTTACCAATACTGTAGCTAGGTTAAACAATAACGATGGGATGTTAATTGGAGTAGATCTAAAGAAAAGCACAAAAATATTAAATGACGCTTATAATGATCGTCAGGGTGTAACAGCAGCTTTTAATCTTAATCTTTTAGCAAGGATCAACAATGACTTAAAAGCTAATTTTGATCTTTCAGCCTTTGAACATTATGCTTTTTATAATGAGCTTAAAGGACGAATAGAAATGCACCTTATTAGCCGGAAAGATCAAAAAGTTAAAATTTATGATCAAGAAATTAAAATTCAAAAAAATGAAATGATTCACACAGAAAACTCTTATAAGTATGAGGTTAAACAATTTCAACAACTTGCAACTACTGCTGGTTTTTTTGCTTCCAAAGTATGGGTAGACCCAGATAACTTATTTAGTGTACATTATTTAACCATCAAAAAATAA
- a CDS encoding serine/threonine protein kinase, with translation MAVKFLPTATVLDERYQIVSVLGKGGSGAVYKAKDLESNEIVAVKVLITNEFDPRAAMQLQFFQREVELLKRVSHPNIIHILDSGISPEGQLYLVTDYVAGNSLKSIRKTGQLTLDRISSIFNQVAEALQAIHNQGIIHRDFKPQNILVTEIENKEIAKLLDFGIAKMIRGSDEEAFLRTITSKGVITGTAQYMSPEQCQGAKLDERSDIYSMGITAYELFSGRVPFDNASTLGIILMHIEVPPPAIEGIPKPIENVIMRALEKFPENRFACATDFSKALANAVVEATRLANQVVILGNGAKADEETEAFSPEFSEAPTQRH, from the coding sequence ATGGCGGTAAAGTTTTTACCAACAGCAACAGTGCTTGATGAACGTTACCAAATTGTTTCCGTTTTAGGTAAAGGCGGTTCAGGAGCAGTTTATAAAGCTAAAGATCTAGAAAGTAACGAAATTGTTGCTGTTAAAGTATTGATTACCAATGAGTTTGACCCACGAGCAGCAATGCAACTCCAATTTTTTCAACGCGAAGTTGAGCTACTTAAACGAGTCTCTCATCCAAATATTATCCATATTCTTGATAGTGGAATTAGCCCTGAAGGTCAACTCTACTTGGTTACAGACTATGTAGCAGGTAATAGCTTAAAAAGTATAAGGAAAACAGGTCAACTAACCCTAGATAGAATTTCTAGTATTTTTAATCAAGTGGCTGAGGCATTACAAGCTATTCATAATCAAGGAATTATTCACCGAGATTTTAAGCCTCAAAATATTTTGGTGACAGAAATTGAAAACAAAGAGATTGCTAAATTACTAGATTTTGGTATTGCTAAAATGATTCGTGGTAGTGACGAAGAAGCCTTTTTACGTACAATCACTAGTAAAGGTGTAATTACTGGTACAGCACAATATATGTCTCCTGAGCAGTGTCAAGGAGCAAAACTAGATGAGCGTAGCGATATTTATTCTATGGGAATTACTGCTTATGAATTATTTAGTGGAAGAGTGCCTTTTGATAATGCCAGCACTTTAGGGATAATTTTAATGCATATTGAAGTCCCTCCCCCTGCAATTGAAGGTATCCCAAAACCAATTGAAAATGTAATTATGAGAGCATTAGAAAAATTTCCTGAAAACCGTTTTGCTTGTGCAACAGATTTTTCTAAAGCTTTAGCCAATGCTGTTGTAGAAGCAACACGATTAGCAAATCAAGTTGTAATTTTAGGAAATGGTGCAAAAGCTGATGAAGAAACTGAAGCTTTTTCCCCAGAATTTAGCGAAGCCCCAACCCAAAGACACTAA
- a CDS encoding PFL family protein, protein MLFSPQEVIETLMMTEMENLDIRTITLGISLRDCADSSMSRVCDRVISKIHTLAERLVPVVDELAAEFGIPVANKRIAVTPLSLVGESSTDLNYVQLARAVDSVAKDVGVDFIGGYSALVHKGMTKGERSFFASIPEALAVTDRLCGSVNVATTRSGINMDAILSLGHIIKQLAERTADRGGIGCAKFVVFANAVEDNPFMAGAFYGMGEPEAIINVGVSGPGVVAHAVKLAGNCDLGTLSEIIKRTAFKITRAGELVGREAARRLGVPFGIIDLSLAPTPLVGDSVGEILEAMGLERTGAPGSTAALALLTDAVKKGGAMASSHVGGMSGAFIPVSEDHAMIEAVKLGALTLEKLEAMTSVCSVGIDMVAVPGNTSAETISALIADEVAIGVVNNKTTAVRIIPVPGKDVGDMVEYGGLLGSAPVMSINKFSASNFVRRGGLIPAPVQSLRN, encoded by the coding sequence ATGCTATTTTCTCCACAAGAAGTAATTGAAACTTTAATGATGACTGAAATGGAAAATCTTGACATCAGAACCATTACACTGGGAATTTCCCTAAGAGATTGTGCTGATAGTTCAATGTCAAGAGTTTGTGATCGAGTAATTAGTAAAATCCACACTTTAGCCGAAAGGCTTGTTCCAGTAGTAGATGAGCTAGCAGCAGAATTTGGTATTCCTGTTGCTAATAAACGAATTGCTGTTACACCTTTATCTTTAGTTGGCGAATCCTCAACAGACTTAAATTATGTACAACTAGCCCGCGCTGTTGATTCTGTAGCTAAAGATGTAGGGGTAGACTTTATAGGAGGTTATTCTGCTCTTGTCCATAAAGGTATGACTAAAGGGGAAAGAAGTTTTTTTGCTTCTATTCCTGAAGCTTTAGCCGTAACAGATAGGCTTTGTGGCTCAGTTAATGTTGCAACTACTCGTTCTGGCATTAATATGGATGCAATACTTTCGCTAGGGCATATTATTAAGCAACTTGCAGAGCGTACTGCTGATAGAGGCGGCATTGGATGTGCTAAATTTGTTGTTTTTGCCAATGCTGTAGAAGATAACCCATTTATGGCAGGTGCTTTTTATGGAATGGGTGAGCCAGAAGCTATTATAAATGTTGGGGTTAGCGGCCCTGGTGTTGTAGCACATGCAGTAAAGCTAGCTGGAAATTGTGATCTAGGCACATTATCAGAAATAATTAAACGAACAGCATTTAAGATTACTCGTGCTGGTGAACTTGTTGGACGCGAAGCAGCACGGCGTTTAGGCGTTCCATTTGGAATAATTGACCTTAGCCTAGCTCCTACACCGCTTGTTGGTGATAGCGTTGGCGAAATCCTAGAAGCAATGGGACTAGAGCGTACTGGCGCGCCAGGCTCTACAGCAGCTTTAGCACTACTGACAGATGCAGTAAAAAAAGGCGGTGCAATGGCATCAAGTCACGTTGGAGGAATGAGCGGAGCTTTTATACCTGTGTCAGAAGACCATGCAATGATTGAAGCCGTAAAACTTGGCGCATTAACACTAGAAAAACTAGAAGCTATGACTTCTGTTTGTTCGGTTGGGATTGATATGGTTGCTGTTCCTGGAAACACTAGCGCAGAAACTATTTCCGCCTTGATCGCTGATGAAGTGGCTATTGGAGTTGTTAACAATAAAACTACTGCTGTAAGAATAATTCCTGTCCCGGGAAAAGACGTTGGCGATATGGTGGAATATGGCGGCTTATTGGGTAGTGCGCCAGTAATGAGCATCAATAAATTTTCTGCTAGTAACTTTGTCCGTCGTGGTGGGCTTATTCCTGCTCCTGTGCAAAGCTTACGCAATTAA